In one Methanobrevibacter arboriphilus genomic region, the following are encoded:
- a CDS encoding signal recognition particle protein Srp54, which produces MLGNLGKSLTNTMKKLAGMTVIDEKTIKEVVKDIQRALIQSDVNISLVLNLSKKIEDRALNEKPPKGITPREHVITIVYEEMVNLLGSEPHELEINDKPFKIMFLGLQGSGKTTTIGKLCRFLQKKGFSPAVVSTDTWRPAAYEQLRQLTEEMQISLYGDPDNKDAVDLARKGLKKFKNQKIIIFDTAGRHKEEKDLLDEMEKLSSVIEPNEAMLVIDGTIGQQAGEQAKAFASTTDVGSIVITKLDGSAKGGGALSAVAEIGAPIKFIGTGERVDDFEVFDPERFISRLLGMGDIRSLIEKAEEVVDEDVAAETMNAMLSGKFTIKDMENQFEMMNKMGPMKQIMNMIPGLGGKVPKEASKMTEDKINKYKIIMSSMSTYEKENPKVIKQSRVMRIAKGSGVKNEEVKELLKYYNNTKKAMKGIGKRGMGGGSMGRLMGQFMR; this is translated from the coding sequence ATGTTAGGAAATTTAGGGAAGAGTCTTACAAACACAATGAAAAAATTGGCAGGTATGACTGTAATCGATGAAAAAACCATTAAAGAAGTTGTTAAAGATATTCAAAGAGCTTTAATTCAGTCTGATGTTAATATATCTTTAGTTTTAAATTTATCAAAAAAAATTGAAGATAGGGCACTTAATGAAAAACCACCAAAAGGAATTACTCCAAGAGAACATGTAATAACTATTGTTTATGAAGAAATGGTCAATCTTCTTGGAAGTGAACCTCATGAACTTGAAATAAATGATAAACCTTTTAAAATAATGTTTTTAGGATTACAAGGAAGTGGTAAAACAACTACCATTGGAAAACTATGCAGATTTTTACAAAAAAAAGGTTTTTCACCTGCTGTTGTTTCTACAGACACTTGGAGACCAGCTGCTTATGAACAATTGAGACAGCTAACAGAAGAGATGCAAATATCTCTTTATGGTGATCCTGATAATAAAGATGCGGTTGATTTAGCTCGTAAAGGTTTAAAAAAGTTTAAAAATCAAAAAATCATCATATTTGATACAGCAGGAAGACATAAAGAAGAAAAAGATCTTCTTGATGAAATGGAGAAGCTTTCTTCTGTTATTGAGCCAAATGAAGCAATGTTAGTCATTGATGGAACTATTGGTCAACAGGCTGGAGAACAAGCTAAAGCTTTTGCAAGTACTACTGATGTTGGTTCAATTGTAATTACAAAGTTAGATGGTTCAGCTAAAGGAGGAGGTGCTCTTTCAGCTGTTGCTGAAATTGGTGCACCAATAAAATTTATTGGGACTGGTGAAAGAGTAGATGATTTTGAAGTTTTTGATCCTGAAAGATTTATTTCTCGTTTACTTGGGATGGGAGATATTAGGAGTTTAATTGAAAAAGCTGAAGAAGTTGTTGATGAAGATGTAGCTGCTGAAACAATGAATGCTATGTTAAGTGGTAAATTCACTATTAAAGATATGGAAAACCAGTTTGAAATGATGAATAAAATGGGGCCAATGAAACAAATTATGAATATGATTCCAGGTCTTGGTGGAAAAGTACCTAAAGAAGCTTCTAAAATGACTGAAGATAAAATAAATAAGTATAAAATTATAATGTCTTCTATGAGTACTTATGAAAAGGAAAATCCAAAGGTTATTAAGCAATCTAGAGTAATGAGAATTGCTAAAGGTTCTGGAGTTAAAAATGAAGAAGTTAAAGAACTTTTAAAATATTATAATAATACAAAAAAAGCTATGAAAGGCATAGGAAAACGAGGGATGGGTGGAGGATCTATGGGGCGACTTATGGGTCAATTCATGAGATAA
- the dph2 gene encoding diphthamide biosynthesis enzyme Dph2: MSLYDMNIEKAIKAIKKQNAKNVGLQFPEGLKTQGTNIARILEKETNANIIISGDPCFGACDVSDSKMEDIVDLIIHYAHTPLPIKYNVPVLFIESYSKVDIYKSLDEALELIKNYSKIAVATTTQHLNLLNEIKDYLEDNGKEIVLGSSKSTLKGQVLGCNFSSIKNLDADAYLFLGSGNFHPLGIHLFTKSPVIVADPYSGEARDIGDFADRILRIRFARITKAKEAKKWGILISSKEGQYRFELAKEIKKTLNDEGMEAYLIMIDNITPDALLHYMDLDAFVVTACPRIAIDDSQMYKKPLITPQELEIALNKRKWENYQLDEILFHEKNKY; the protein is encoded by the coding sequence ATGTCATTATATGATATGAATATTGAAAAAGCTATTAAAGCTATTAAAAAACAGAATGCTAAGAATGTTGGTCTCCAATTTCCAGAAGGTCTTAAGACTCAAGGAACTAATATTGCAAGAATTCTTGAGAAAGAAACCAATGCTAATATTATAATTTCTGGAGATCCTTGTTTTGGTGCTTGTGATGTAAGTGATAGTAAGATGGAGGATATAGTTGATTTAATTATTCATTATGCTCATACTCCCCTTCCGATTAAATATAATGTTCCAGTACTGTTTATTGAAAGCTATTCTAAAGTTGACATTTATAAATCTCTTGATGAAGCTCTTGAATTGATTAAAAATTATTCTAAAATTGCTGTAGCTACTACAACACAACATTTAAATCTTTTAAATGAAATAAAAGACTATTTAGAAGATAATGGGAAAGAAATTGTTTTAGGGTCTTCAAAAAGTACTTTGAAAGGACAAGTTTTAGGTTGTAATTTTTCTTCTATAAAAAATCTTGATGCTGATGCTTATCTTTTTTTAGGTAGTGGAAATTTTCATCCATTAGGTATTCATCTTTTTACTAAATCTCCAGTAATAGTTGCTGATCCTTATAGTGGAGAAGCAAGAGATATAGGGGACTTTGCTGATAGGATTCTTAGAATAAGATTTGCAAGAATAACTAAAGCAAAAGAAGCTAAAAAATGGGGAATACTAATTTCTTCTAAAGAAGGACAATATAGGTTTGAATTAGCTAAAGAAATAAAAAAAACCCTTAATGATGAAGGAATGGAAGCTTATTTAATAATGATTGATAATATAACTCCTGATGCACTTTTGCATTATATGGATTTAGATGCTTTTGTTGTTACTGCTTGTCCTCGAATTGCTATTGATGATTCTCAAATGTATAAAAAACCCCTAATAACTCCTCAAGAATTAGAAATAGCTCTAAATAAAAGAAAATGGGAAAATTATCAGCTTGATGAAATACTGTTTCATGAAAAAAATAAATATTGA
- a CDS encoding exosome complex RNA-binding protein Csl4, which produces MKVKSGDFVMPGDVLGVSEQFLPDKWTYDDEGYIRASVLGTVDINSSKKKISIVPSSGNPAVLNVGDSIYGEITDVRGQRAMINVQKMKNTSRKLALPYMAAIHISQVKKGYLEKLTDAFRIGDIIEAKVSKIMGDNLDLNTENNEDGVVKAMCTRCRAYMVPTERKDEVYCEVCDRKERRKVSTNYDC; this is translated from the coding sequence ATGAAAGTTAAATCTGGAGATTTTGTGATGCCAGGAGATGTTCTTGGTGTTAGTGAACAATTTTTACCTGATAAATGGACCTATGATGATGAAGGTTATATTAGAGCATCTGTTTTAGGAACAGTTGATATTAATTCTTCAAAGAAAAAAATTTCTATAGTCCCTTCTTCAGGCAATCCTGCTGTTTTGAATGTGGGGGATAGTATTTATGGGGAGATAACTGATGTTCGTGGTCAAAGAGCAATGATTAATGTCCAGAAAATGAAAAATACTTCTAGGAAATTAGCTCTCCCATATATGGCTGCAATTCATATTTCACAAGTAAAAAAAGGATATTTAGAAAAATTAACTGATGCTTTTAGAATTGGGGATATTATTGAAGCCAAAGTATCTAAAATAATGGGAGATAATTTAGATTTAAATACTGAAAATAATGAAGATGGTGTTGTAAAAGCTATGTGCACTAGATGTCGTGCATATATGGTGCCAACTGAAAGGAAAGATGAAGTTTATTGTGAAGTTTGTGATAGAAAAGAAAGAAGAAAAGTTTCCACAAACTATGATTGCTGA
- a CDS encoding DNA-directed RNA polymerase subunit L encodes MDDIEILKSTKLELELMIPGESHTICNALRKILMEDEEIDYAVYGIDHPLIGEPIITIKAKRTKDPKKSLLKASNKLKDQTEEFKNLIESM; translated from the coding sequence ATGGATGATATTGAGATTTTGAAAAGTACAAAATTAGAACTGGAATTAATGATTCCTGGTGAAAGCCACACTATTTGTAATGCTTTGAGAAAAATCCTTATGGAAGATGAGGAAATTGATTATGCTGTTTATGGTATTGATCACCCCTTAATAGGTGAACCAATAATAACAATTAAGGCTAAAAGAACTAAAGATCCTAAAAAATCACTTTTAAAGGCATCTAATAAATTAAAAGACCAAACTGAAGAGTTTAAGAATTTAATAGAATCAATGTAA
- a CDS encoding NUDIX domain-containing protein: MSNYKKPSITVDIIIFNEKNNGNNGITKNKELVLIKRKNEPFRGHWAIPGGFVDYGELVENAALREAKEETGVDVKIKKLFGVYSDPKRDPRGHTITIVYMANGDFSKMKADSDASDARIISFEDIEDLNLAFDHKKILCDVFKELK; the protein is encoded by the coding sequence TTGAGTAATTACAAAAAACCTTCTATTACAGTAGATATAATTATTTTTAATGAAAAAAACAATGGAAATAATGGAATAACCAAAAATAAAGAATTAGTTTTAATTAAAAGAAAAAATGAACCATTTAGGGGGCACTGGGCGATACCTGGCGGATTCGTTGATTATGGTGAATTGGTGGAAAATGCTGCTTTAAGAGAAGCTAAAGAAGAAACAGGGGTTGATGTTAAAATTAAAAAACTTTTCGGTGTTTATTCAGATCCTAAAAGAGACCCTCGAGGGCACACGATTACTATTGTTTATATGGCTAATGGGGACTTTAGCAAAATGAAAGCAGATAGTGATGCTTCAGATGCTCGAATAATATCTTTTGAGGATATTGAAGATCTTAATCTTGCTTTTGATCATAAAAAGATACTATGTGATGTTTTTAAGGAATTGAAATAG
- a CDS encoding transcription factor S: MEFCPKCGAMMLPNGDKFQCKCGYTKSLTEEDVNQYAVNEKVDAKENVIMKGEDINTLPTTKVTCPKCGNEKASWWLQQTRSADEAETRFLRCLKCKHTWREYD; encoded by the coding sequence ATGGAGTTTTGTCCGAAATGTGGAGCTATGATGCTTCCAAATGGTGATAAATTTCAATGTAAATGTGGTTATACTAAAAGTTTAACTGAAGAAGATGTTAATCAATATGCAGTTAATGAAAAAGTTGATGCAAAAGAAAATGTCATAATGAAAGGAGAAGATATTAATACACTTCCTACAACCAAAGTAACATGTCCAAAATGTGGCAATGAAAAAGCTTCTTGGTGGTTACAACAAACTCGTAGTGCTGATGAAGCAGAAACAAGATTTTTAAGATGTTTAAAATGTAAACATACTTGGAGAGAATATGATTAA